Proteins encoded by one window of Cannabis sativa cultivar Pink pepper isolate KNU-18-1 chromosome 4, ASM2916894v1, whole genome shotgun sequence:
- the LOC115714633 gene encoding probable xyloglucan galactosyltransferase GT17 has translation MFFRKQSPPASWTAEKKKNCYDNSKISKDQSPSVTFFITNTLNNNPRLKYIVFVILFLLAWFLLLSFRFPLTKNDNKILHPVEILTKNDNRFLRKQAELPWVQTCQNGNLSIYVYDLPPEFNIALLQRCRKLNVYTDMCPHVANRGLGRPITPLGSSSAPSTSTRPSWYATHQFIAEMIFHARVENHACRTWDPERATIFYVPFYGGLDASSKFRETNLTERDALSVQLVDFLQEKPWWKRNHGKDHFLALGRTAWDFMRNTKGNDFGANCLLNLPAVKNMTVLTVERQPWQGSNQHGIPYPSYFHPSTWQEVLTWQEKVRNSKRPHLFSFIGGPRKGLEKAAIRDELITQCAGSTRCELLKCGSKCHDPAHVIGVMSRSVFCLQAPGDSFTRRSTFDSVLAGCIPVFFSQHTAYSQYRWFLPEDTSEYSVFFDEKSEDSRRIEEELAKIPGERVERMREKVIGLIPRLTYTHPNATGTGFEDAVDVALAALANHVQFKLA, from the coding sequence ATGTTTTTCAGAAAGCAAAGCCCTCCAGCTTCATGGACggcggagaagaagaagaactgttACGACAACAGCAAAATCAGCAAAGATCAATCACCATCAGTAACTTTCTTCATTACTAATACTCTCAACAACAATCCCCGCCTCAAATACATTGTTTTCGTTATCCTCTTTCTCTTGGCATGGTTTCTTCTCCTCTCCTTTCGATTCCCACTCACCAAAAACGACAACAAAATCTTACACCCAGTTGAAATACTAACCAAAAACGACAACAGATTCTTACGAAAACAAGCTGAACTACCATGGGTCCAGACTTGCCAAAACGGCAATCTGTCCATCTACGTGTACGATTTGCCACCAGAATTCAACATCGCCCTTCTCCAACGCTGCCGAAAACTCAATGTCTACACCGACATGTGCCCCCACGTCGCGAATCGCGGTCTGGGCCGGCCCATCACACCACTGGGCTCGTCTTCGGCGCCGTCCACCTCAACTAGGCCCAGCTGGTACGCCACCCACCAGTTCATCGCCGAGATGATCTTCCACGCGCGCGTGGAGAATCACGCGTGCCGGACGTGGGATCCGGAGCGGGCAACAATCTTCTACGTTCCTTTCTACGGCGGTCTCGACGCGTCGAGCAAATTCCGCGAAACCAATCTGACGGAGCGGGACGCGCTGTCCGTCCAATTGGTTGACTTTCTCCAAGAGAAGCCGTGGTGGAAACGGAACCACGGTAAGGACCACTTCCTTGCTCTAGGCCGCACCGCATGGGATTTCATGAGGAATACAAAGGGAAACGACTTCGGCGCCAACTGTCTCCTCAACCTCCCCGCCGTTAAAAACATGACGGTGCTGACAGTGGAGAGGCAGCCCTGGCAAGGGTCAAACCAGCACGGTATTCCTTACCCTTCATACTTCCACCCGTCCACGTGGCAAGAGGTGCTTACGTGGCAGGAAAAGGTTAGGAATTCGAAGCGGCCCCACCTGTTCTCGTTCATCGGTGGGCCCAGGAAGGGTCTGGAGAAGGCGGCCATAAGAGACGAGTTGATCACTCAATGCGCTGGGTCGACCCGGTGCGAGCTCTTGAAATGCGGGTCTAAGTGTCACGACCCGGCCCATGTGATTGGCGTCATGAGCCGGTCCGTTTTCTGTCTCCAGGCGCCCGGGGACTCGTTCACGCGGCGGTCAACGTTTGACTCGGTCCTCGCCGGTTGTATTCCCGTGTTCTTCTCGCAGCACACGGCATATAGCCAGTACCGGTGGTTTTTGCCGGAGGATACAAGTGAGTACTCGGTCTTCTTCGATGAGAAGAGCGAGGACAGCCGGAGAATCGAGGAAGAGCTTGCCAAGATTCCTGGAGAGAGAGTGGAGCGGATGAGAGAGAAAGTTATAGGGTTGATCCCGAGGTTGACGTATACACACCCGAACGCCACTGGAACCGGGTTTGAAGACGCCGTCGACGTGGCTTTGGCGGCGCTTGCCAACCACGTACAGTTCAAATTAGCTTAA
- the LOC115712851 gene encoding uncharacterized protein LOC115712851 isoform X2 → MDKVSSDCPYPGCFFCVMKEGNPSKRRASILKFFRDLPAQDDDGQVLPISGLWNTAMAHPNDPEFIELGIFECMAALIWKGLKNRRWLSHDQNIYIPYYAAHIIGSYTMNMEEFAENSVHAGVIPPLVELLRGRLTWVEQRVAVRALGHLATYGSTFSAVASHGEILELSIQLATSSLEIVYSHFYQYVDRRLSYHCDLLTRGMGGVEMESRKAEEWASQLQCWSLQLINCFAFKPEFLPTICKPEFLIKLPGMWGGLVNENSPAGIGLLRTICHHKLGRGPVASCPGMIEALCNIARSSDDWQYMAIDCLLWLLQDPNTCHKVIDKAVPTLVDLAEITTLGDHKKLGDSIVNVLQECIQSSGTGRNSLSSRTKEIIEELLSSRQRLKWEKTMPKEDLHIKQAAALVVKLEGNSMFSSGNIAGAASKYSEALSLCPVRSKKERVVLYSNRAQCYLLLQQPVAAISDATRALCLHNPLNRHAKSLWRRAQAYDMLGLAKESLLDAILFINECSQSNDPDLSLRQNKVPDYAERLVKKQMRAAWLFREAAIKHGGVHCEGDAGEIYGQETDDSEWETASESDIGNDGRDEMGDDDDDDDSEWKNEGERKDKYDKPSVKAR, encoded by the exons ATGGATAAAGTTTCTTCTGACTGTCCATACCCGGGATGCTTCTTTTGTGTCATGAAGGAAGGTAATCCGAGCAAACGTAGAGCAAGCATCTTGAAATTTTTTAGGGACCTCCCTGCGCAGGATGATGATGGTCAGGTTCTCCCTATCAGTGGCCTTTGGAATACTGCCATGGCACATCCAAATGATCCTGAGTTCATTGAGTTGGGGATATTTGAATGCATGGCTGCACTTATATGGAAAGGTCTAAAGAATCGTCGCTGGCTTTCACATGACCAGAATATATACATTCCTTACTATGCAGCACATATCATTGGATCCTATACCATGAACATGGAAGAATTCGCTGAAAACTCTGTGCACGCAGGGGTTATTCCTCCCTTGGTTGAACTTTTGAGGGGAAGGTTAACTTGGGTTGAGCAGAGAGTAGCTGTTCGAGCTTTAGGACACTTGGCAACTTATGGCAGCACCTTTTCTGCTGTAGCTAGTCATGGTGAAATTCTTGAACTTTCGATTCAACTAGCAACGAGTTCACTGGAAATAGTATACTCACATTTCTACCAATATGTTGATAGAAGGTTAAGCTATCACTGTGATTTGCTCACACGCGGCATGGGTGGGGTCGAAATGGAATCCAGGAAGGCAGAGGAGTGGGCAAGCCAGTTGCAGTGCTGGTCGCTGCAGCTCATCAACTGTTTTGCTTTCAAACCAGAGTTTCTTCCTACCATTTGCAAGCCTGAATTCTTGATAAAGCTACCTGGCATGTGGGGTGGACTTGTTAATGAGAATTCACCAGCTGGTATAGGTTTACTAAGAACAATTTGTCATCATAAGCTGGGGAGAGGACCTGTTGCCAGCTGTCCGGGTATGATTGAAGCGTTATGTAACATTGCTCGGTCGTCAGATGATTGGCAATACATGGCTATTGATTGTCTTCTTTGGTTGCTTCAAGATCCAAATACATGTCATAAG GTGATTGATAAGGCAGTACCGACACTTGTAGACCTTGCTGAAATCACAACACTAGGTGATCACAAGAAACTTGGAGACTCCATTGTTAATGTTCTTCAGGAATGTATTCAGTCATCAGGGACAGGTCGTAACTCTCTAAGCAGTCGCACTAAAGAAATTATTGAAGAACTATTAAGTTCCAGACAGAGATTGAAGTGGGAAAAGACTATGCCCAAAGAGGATCTCCATATTAAACAAGCGGCTGCACTAGtagtcaagcttgaaggaaattcTATGTTCTCCTCGGGAAACATAGCTGGAGCTGCATCAAAGTATTCGGAAGCACTGTCATTGTGTCCTGTGAGATCCAAAAAGGAGAGAGTTGTTCTTTACAGTAACCGTGCTCAGTGTTATCTACTGTTACAACAACCGGTTGCTGCCATAAGTGATGCTACACGTGCACTATGTCTTCACAACCCTCTTAACCGTCATGCCAAAAGCCTTTGGAGAAGAGCTCAGGCGTATGACATGCTTGGTTTAGCAAAAGAGAGCTTGTTAGACGCCATTCTGTTTATAAATGAGTGTTCTCAATCAAATGATCCTGATCTGTCACTGAGGCAAAATAAGGTTCCTGACTATGCTGAAAGATTAGTCAAAAAGCAAATGCGTGCTGCATGGCTGTTTAGAGAGGCAGCCATCAAACATGGCGGTGTGCACTGTGAGGGTGATGCTGGTGAGATTTATGGGCAAGAAACTGATGATTCTGAATGGGAGACAGCCAGTGAAAGTGATATAGGCAATGATGGAAGGGATGAAATGGGTGACGACGATGATGACGATGATAGTGAATGGAAGAATGAGGGTGAGAGGAAAGATAAATATGACAAACCATCTGTGAAAG CTCGTTGA
- the LOC115712851 gene encoding uncharacterized protein LOC115712851 isoform X1, which produces MDKVSSDCPYPGCFFCVMKEGNPSKRRASILKFFRDLPAQDDDGQVLPISGLWNTAMAHPNDPEFIELGIFECMAALIWKGLKNRRWLSHDQNIYIPYYAAHIIGSYTMNMEEFAENSVHAGVIPPLVELLRGRLTWVEQRVAVRALGHLATYGSTFSAVASHGEILELSIQLATSSLEIVYSHFYQYVDRRLSYHCDLLTRGMGGVEMESRKAEEWASQLQCWSLQLINCFAFKPEFLPTICKPEFLIKLPGMWGGLVNENSPAGIGLLRTICHHKLGRGPVASCPGMIEALCNIARSSDDWQYMAIDCLLWLLQDPNTCHKVIDKAVPTLVDLAEITTLGDHKKLGDSIVNVLQECIQSSGTGRNSLSSRTKEIIEELLSSRQRLKWEKTMPKEDLHIKQAAALVVKLEGNSMFSSGNIAGAASKYSEALSLCPVRSKKERVVLYSNRAQCYLLLQQPVAAISDATRALCLHNPLNRHAKSLWRRAQAYDMLGLAKESLLDAILFINECSQSNDPDLSLRQNKVPDYAERLVKKQMRAAWLFREAAIKHGGVHCEGDAGEIYGQETDDSEWETASESDIGNDGRDEMGDDDDDDDSEWKNEGERKDKYDKPSVKDLKHGYNVQLVEDEQ; this is translated from the exons ATGGATAAAGTTTCTTCTGACTGTCCATACCCGGGATGCTTCTTTTGTGTCATGAAGGAAGGTAATCCGAGCAAACGTAGAGCAAGCATCTTGAAATTTTTTAGGGACCTCCCTGCGCAGGATGATGATGGTCAGGTTCTCCCTATCAGTGGCCTTTGGAATACTGCCATGGCACATCCAAATGATCCTGAGTTCATTGAGTTGGGGATATTTGAATGCATGGCTGCACTTATATGGAAAGGTCTAAAGAATCGTCGCTGGCTTTCACATGACCAGAATATATACATTCCTTACTATGCAGCACATATCATTGGATCCTATACCATGAACATGGAAGAATTCGCTGAAAACTCTGTGCACGCAGGGGTTATTCCTCCCTTGGTTGAACTTTTGAGGGGAAGGTTAACTTGGGTTGAGCAGAGAGTAGCTGTTCGAGCTTTAGGACACTTGGCAACTTATGGCAGCACCTTTTCTGCTGTAGCTAGTCATGGTGAAATTCTTGAACTTTCGATTCAACTAGCAACGAGTTCACTGGAAATAGTATACTCACATTTCTACCAATATGTTGATAGAAGGTTAAGCTATCACTGTGATTTGCTCACACGCGGCATGGGTGGGGTCGAAATGGAATCCAGGAAGGCAGAGGAGTGGGCAAGCCAGTTGCAGTGCTGGTCGCTGCAGCTCATCAACTGTTTTGCTTTCAAACCAGAGTTTCTTCCTACCATTTGCAAGCCTGAATTCTTGATAAAGCTACCTGGCATGTGGGGTGGACTTGTTAATGAGAATTCACCAGCTGGTATAGGTTTACTAAGAACAATTTGTCATCATAAGCTGGGGAGAGGACCTGTTGCCAGCTGTCCGGGTATGATTGAAGCGTTATGTAACATTGCTCGGTCGTCAGATGATTGGCAATACATGGCTATTGATTGTCTTCTTTGGTTGCTTCAAGATCCAAATACATGTCATAAG GTGATTGATAAGGCAGTACCGACACTTGTAGACCTTGCTGAAATCACAACACTAGGTGATCACAAGAAACTTGGAGACTCCATTGTTAATGTTCTTCAGGAATGTATTCAGTCATCAGGGACAGGTCGTAACTCTCTAAGCAGTCGCACTAAAGAAATTATTGAAGAACTATTAAGTTCCAGACAGAGATTGAAGTGGGAAAAGACTATGCCCAAAGAGGATCTCCATATTAAACAAGCGGCTGCACTAGtagtcaagcttgaaggaaattcTATGTTCTCCTCGGGAAACATAGCTGGAGCTGCATCAAAGTATTCGGAAGCACTGTCATTGTGTCCTGTGAGATCCAAAAAGGAGAGAGTTGTTCTTTACAGTAACCGTGCTCAGTGTTATCTACTGTTACAACAACCGGTTGCTGCCATAAGTGATGCTACACGTGCACTATGTCTTCACAACCCTCTTAACCGTCATGCCAAAAGCCTTTGGAGAAGAGCTCAGGCGTATGACATGCTTGGTTTAGCAAAAGAGAGCTTGTTAGACGCCATTCTGTTTATAAATGAGTGTTCTCAATCAAATGATCCTGATCTGTCACTGAGGCAAAATAAGGTTCCTGACTATGCTGAAAGATTAGTCAAAAAGCAAATGCGTGCTGCATGGCTGTTTAGAGAGGCAGCCATCAAACATGGCGGTGTGCACTGTGAGGGTGATGCTGGTGAGATTTATGGGCAAGAAACTGATGATTCTGAATGGGAGACAGCCAGTGAAAGTGATATAGGCAATGATGGAAGGGATGAAATGGGTGACGACGATGATGACGATGATAGTGAATGGAAGAATGAGGGTGAGAGGAAAGATAAATATGACAAACCATCTGTGAAAG ACCTAAAGCATGGATACAATGTGCAGCTCGTTGAAGATGAACAGTAG